The genomic DNA GCCATGACAATTCTGTTTGCTAAATTAATATTTTTATGATATGGTGTTAATAGGTGTTGCTTGCTCATGTAATTTTTTTTTATAAAGTGAATAAGAACAAAAATACATTACATCACAATCAATCTCATTGACCTATATCAATTAAGAGATCTTTAACTTTTCATTTGTCGTCTTACACGACTCAAATTTTCCGGCGAAACACCTAAATAATTTGCAATGTCATAATTAGCAACTCGTTCTTCTATCTTAGGGTATGAAGTACAAAATTCGAGATACCGCTCTTGTGTATTTTTTTCGAGTGTAGACAAAATTCTTTTACGCTGAGAGATAAATGCTTGTGTTGTTAAAATTCTAAAATAACGTTCAAAAATTGGAGCTTCTTCATAAATTTTTTGAAGACTATTATACGTAATTGATAATAATTGAGAATCTTCGATGGCTTCTATGTATAATTTTGAAGGTATTTGGTTGTAAAAAGCATCAAAATCGCCAACCCACCAATTTTCTACCGCAAATTGAATGATATGCTTACTCCCTTTATCATCCATATAATATGCTTTTAAGCATCCTTTAATAACAAAATATTCGTGCTTAACATTTGTTCCTGGTTTTAATAAAAATTGCCCCTTAGATACAGATATTTCATTTAAAACAGCATTCAATTTATCTACATCTAAACTTGTTAAATGTATATGATTTTGTATGTGTTTTGTTATTGACTGATGCATTATACAAAGATGCATATTTTTTAAACTTGATAATAATATTTCTTATTAGTTGCATATTTATTCATCTATTATACGATAAATAAATATGATACCTAAAAAATGAATGTTCATTCTTTTTTTATACCTTTGTAATCTAAAAACAAATAGATGAAACTTTTTTGGAATATTTTACGAGTAATATTAGCAATTTTTATATTGTATGCAGGAATGCAACATTTTATGAAACCAGATTTTTTTAATGCATTTGTTCCTGATTTTTTAATCTATAAAACGGCTATTATTTATGTATCAGGAATCATAGAGGTTCTTTTAGCAATACTCTTACTTATACCAAAATACAAACATATAGCAGCAACAGGAATCTT from Polaribacter sp. ALD11 includes the following:
- a CDS encoding Crp/Fnr family transcriptional regulator, giving the protein MHQSITKHIQNHIHLTSLDVDKLNAVLNEISVSKGQFLLKPGTNVKHEYFVIKGCLKAYYMDDKGSKHIIQFAVENWWVGDFDAFYNQIPSKLYIEAIEDSQLLSITYNSLQKIYEEAPIFERYFRILTTQAFISQRKRILSTLEKNTQERYLEFCTSYPKIEERVANYDIANYLGVSPENLSRVRRQMKS
- a CDS encoding MauE/DoxX family redox-associated membrane protein; translation: MKLFWNILRVILAIFILYAGMQHFMKPDFFNAFVPDFLIYKTAIIYVSGIIEVLLAILLLIPKYKHIAATGIFFLMIFFLPIHVWDVFSETPAIGSHKAAIIRLPMQFVLIALAYKLKKNNK